The Enterobacter kobei genome has a segment encoding these proteins:
- a CDS encoding DUF2254 domain-containing protein: MISRWQWILKQVFKKLWFRAALFAIVAIMTALLSILFKSMIPESVSVKVGAEAVDNILNILASSMLAVTTFSLSIMVTAYGSATTNVTPRATRLVVEDVTTQNVLATFIGSFLFSLVGIIALNMGAYGERGRVILFVVTLVVIGLILITLLRWIQHLTSLGRVGETTAKVEQAAIEAFVERAKSPYLGGYPWLENNEQPNGTVAVYPEMIGYVEYIDMVKLGKLLSEDPRHVYLVAQPGSFIHPSMPVLYLSQGQGPSIRTDLLETIIVSDVRSFSQDPRFCLSVMAEIACRALSPAVNDPGTAIDVIGRGVRILSAYAHNKSDEIDVTYPSIHVAPLQNSDLLEDFFLPIARDGASMREIQIRVLKGLSMLSTGWPGIFAEAAHTLAFETLEHATRADHIDTDRYLIKSIYYNLFYDEGSNKKP; this comes from the coding sequence ATGATCTCACGCTGGCAATGGATTCTGAAGCAGGTATTTAAAAAGTTATGGTTCAGGGCTGCATTATTCGCAATTGTAGCGATAATGACGGCTCTTTTATCAATTCTGTTTAAATCAATGATCCCTGAGTCGGTATCGGTGAAGGTTGGCGCAGAAGCCGTGGATAACATACTAAATATACTGGCATCGAGTATGCTAGCAGTTACCACATTTTCGCTTAGTATCATGGTCACAGCGTACGGATCAGCTACCACTAATGTGACACCAAGAGCTACACGATTAGTTGTTGAAGACGTAACCACACAAAATGTACTGGCCACATTCATCGGTTCATTTCTCTTCAGCCTGGTAGGGATCATTGCTCTTAATATGGGAGCCTACGGAGAAAGGGGGAGAGTCATTTTATTCGTTGTCACACTGGTGGTAATTGGTTTAATTCTCATCACATTGCTTCGTTGGATACAGCATTTGACCTCTCTGGGAAGGGTAGGAGAGACGACTGCAAAGGTTGAGCAGGCGGCAATCGAAGCATTTGTTGAAAGAGCAAAAAGCCCATATCTGGGCGGATATCCATGGCTTGAGAACAATGAACAGCCAAACGGAACGGTTGCAGTTTATCCGGAGATGATTGGCTATGTTGAATATATTGATATGGTGAAACTCGGCAAGCTGTTATCTGAGGATCCTCGACATGTTTATCTTGTGGCGCAACCGGGCAGTTTCATTCATCCGTCGATGCCAGTATTGTATCTGAGTCAGGGGCAGGGGCCATCAATCAGAACCGATTTGCTCGAGACGATCATTGTCTCGGATGTACGCTCCTTTTCTCAGGATCCACGATTCTGTCTTAGCGTTATGGCTGAAATAGCCTGCAGAGCCCTTTCACCGGCAGTGAACGATCCTGGCACCGCAATTGATGTCATTGGCAGAGGTGTACGGATTCTATCGGCGTATGCGCATAATAAATCTGACGAAATTGATGTGACATATCCTTCAATACATGTTGCGCCACTTCAGAACAGCGATCTACTTGAAGACTTTTTTTTACCTATTGCCCGTGATGGTGCCAGTATGAGGGAGATTCAGATAAGAGTCCTCAAAGGACTCTCTATGCTGAGCACTGGTTGGCCTGGGATATTTGCTGAGGCCGCGCATACTTTAGCATTTGAAACATTAGAGCATGCAACTCGTGCTGATCATATAGACACTGACAGATATCTAATAAAATCAATTTATTATAATTTATTTTATGACGAGGGTTCCAATAAAAAACCATAG
- a CDS encoding GNAT family N-acetyltransferase, which produces MKIRRFCNGDEISLFNVFYSSVHTIASHYYTHEQIDAWAPAEIDQEQWANHMRELCPFVVELDGEIAGYADLQPNGYIDHFYVSGTYSGQGVGTLLMNCIHEEARQHGTSELTSNVSKAAEAFFLRHGFHVVERALPICRGITLENALMRKHLAK; this is translated from the coding sequence ATGAAAATAAGAAGGTTCTGTAATGGGGATGAAATCTCATTATTTAACGTGTTTTATTCTTCTGTACATACCATCGCATCACACTACTACACACATGAACAAATTGATGCTTGGGCCCCGGCAGAAATCGACCAGGAACAATGGGCCAATCACATGAGGGAACTATGCCCTTTTGTTGTAGAACTTGATGGTGAAATAGCTGGATATGCAGATCTCCAACCAAATGGGTACATTGACCATTTTTATGTCTCAGGAACCTATTCAGGACAGGGGGTAGGGACATTACTAATGAATTGCATTCATGAGGAAGCGAGGCAACATGGAACTAGTGAGCTTACTTCAAATGTAAGTAAGGCTGCGGAAGCGTTCTTTCTACGACACGGCTTTCATGTAGTGGAGAGGGCTCTTCCTATTTGCCGTGGAATTACATTAGAAAATGCACTGATGCGAAAACATTTGGCTAAATAA
- a CDS encoding DUF2971 domain-containing protein — MILYKYIDNASLDQFFKDGYISIKFTPHSEFNDPFESYGYALDDASIESLTMRHEINKNLACLCLSKNPLNVLMWSHYAEKHQGFVVAIDIEKAGYDDEAKCLITAQKGDIDYLGNRIKSKLKITQENIYDTDVISKLLLTKSLHWKYEEEIRIIKKTDSLQQQGAVLIDKIYDLNSIVSIYIGINNRGVDEIIRNNNALETLILNKTVQLYQCEFKKSTWDLDIEAYEYTKYPHDMQRMDVFDSVAKVLRAMERNHIGD; from the coding sequence ATGATTTTATACAAATACATAGACAATGCTTCATTAGATCAATTCTTCAAAGATGGATACATCTCCATAAAATTTACCCCGCACAGTGAGTTTAATGATCCTTTCGAAAGTTATGGATATGCACTTGATGATGCGTCAATTGAATCATTAACGATGAGGCATGAGATCAATAAAAACCTTGCCTGCTTATGTCTTTCAAAAAATCCACTCAACGTCTTGATGTGGTCACACTATGCTGAAAAACATCAAGGATTTGTTGTAGCAATCGACATTGAGAAAGCAGGATACGATGATGAAGCAAAATGCCTGATTACAGCTCAGAAAGGTGATATTGATTATTTAGGAAATAGAATAAAAAGCAAACTAAAAATCACGCAGGAAAATATCTATGATACTGATGTGATTAGTAAGCTATTGCTTACTAAATCATTGCATTGGAAATATGAAGAAGAAATCAGAATAATAAAAAAGACAGATTCATTACAGCAACAAGGTGCTGTTTTAATTGACAAAATATATGATCTTAATTCTATAGTCAGTATCTATATCGGGATTAACAACAGAGGAGTTGATGAAATCATTAGAAACAACAATGCATTAGAGACATTGATTTTAAACAAGACAGTACAGTTATATCAGTGTGAATTTAAGAAAAGTACATGGGATCTCGACATAGAAGCTTATGAATACACCAAATACCCGCATGATATGCAGAGAATGGATGTATTTGATTCTGTCGCGAAGGTGTTGAGAGCAATGGAACGTAACCATATAGGCGATTGA